A single window of Loxodonta africana isolate mLoxAfr1 chromosome 10, mLoxAfr1.hap2, whole genome shotgun sequence DNA harbors:
- the LOC100664412 gene encoding olfactory receptor 10G3, translating to MERVNSTLLTEFILTGIPYPIRLRTFLFVFFLLIYILTQLGNLLILITVWADPQLHAHPMYIFLGVLSIIDMGISSIIVPRLMMNFTVGIKPILFGGCVAQLYFYHFLGSTQCFLYTLMAYDRYLAICRPLHYPVLMTAKLSALLVAGAWVAGSIHGALQAILTFRLPYCGPNQVDYFFCDIPAVLRLACADTTVNELVTFVDIGVVVASSFSLILLSYIKIIQAILRIHTADGRRRAFSTCGAHVTLVTVCYVPCAFIYLRPETNSPLDGAAALLPTAITPFLNPLIYTLRNQEVKLALKRMIIGPGTKSEI from the coding sequence ATGGAAAGAGTCAACAGCACACTGTTGACTGAGTTCATCCTGACAGGAATTCCCTACCCAATCAGGCTAAGAACATttctttttgtgttctttttgcTCATCTACATCCTGACTCAGCTGGGGAACCTGCTTATTCTAATCACCGTCTGGGCGGACCCTCAGCTCCATGCCCACCCCATGTACATCTTTCTTGGTGTTCTCTCTATCATTGACATGGGCATCTCCTCCATCATTGTCCCTCGTCTTATGATGAACTTCACTGTAGGCATCAAACCCATCCTGTTTGGTGGCTGTGTGGCTCAACTCTATTTCTATCACTTCCTGGGCAGCACCCAGTGCTTCCTCTACACGCTGATGGCCTATGACAGGTACTTGGCCATATGCCGGCCCCTCCACTACCCTGTGCTCATGACTGCTAAGCTGAGCGCTTTGCTTGTGGCTGGAGCTTGGGTGGCAGGGTCAATTCATGGGGCTCTCCAGGCCATCCTAACCTTCCGCCTGCCCTACTGTGGGCCCAACCAGGTAGATTACTTCTTCTGTGACATCCCTGCTGTGTTAAGACTGGCCTGTGCAGATACAACAGTCAATGAGCTGGTGACTTTTGTGGACATTGGGGTGGTAGTTGCCAGTTCCTTCTCTCTGATCCTCCTTTCCTACATAAAGATCATTCAGGCCATCCTGAGAATCCACACAGCTGATGGGCGGCGCCGGGCATTTTCAACCTGTGGAGCCCACGTAACCTTGGTCACCGTGTGCTATGTGCCCTGTGCCTTCATCTACCTGAGGCCTGAAACCAACAGCCCCCTGGATGGGGCAGCTGCCCTATTACCAACAGCCATCACTCCTTTCCTCAATCCCCTTATCTACACTCTTCGGAATCAAGAGGTGAAGTTGGCCCTAAAGAGAATGATAATAGGCCCAGGGACTAAAAGTGAGATTTGA
- the LOC100667828 gene encoding olfactory receptor 10G2: protein MGKTNNTSLDTMVTDFILLGLFHPPNLRILLFLVFFIIYMLTQLGNLLILLTVWADPKLHARPMYILLGVLSFLDMWLSSAIVPRLILDFTPASKAIPYGGCVAQLYFFHFLGSTQCFLYTLMAYDRYLAICQPLLYPVLMNGRLCTILVAGAWVAGSIHGSIQASLTFHLPYCGPNQIDYFICDIPAVLRLACADTTVNKLVTFVDIGVVAASCFMLILLSYAKIVHAILKIRTADGRRRAFSTCGSHLTVVTVYYVPCIFIYLRAGSKSPLDGAAAVFYTVVTPLLNPLIYTLRNQDVKSALKRLTAVQRPQMKIK from the coding sequence ATGGGCAAGACCAACAACACATCCCTGGACACCATGGTCACAGATTTCATTCTCCTGGGCTTGTTTCATCCCCCAAATCTGAGGATCCTCCTCTTCCTGGTCTTCTTCATCATTTACATGCTTACTCAGCTGGGGAACCTGCTCATTCTGCTCACTGTGTGGGCTGACCCAAAGCTCCATGCTCGCCCCATGTACATTCTTCTGGGGGTGCTCTCATTTCTGGACATGTGGCTCTCCTCGGCCATTGTTCCTAGGCTTATCTTGGATTTTACTCCTGCCAGCAAGGCTATCCCGTATGGTGGTTGTGTGGCTCAATTATATTTCTTTCACTTTCTAGGCAGCACCCAGTGCTTCCTCTACACCTTGATGGCCTATGACAGGTACCTGGCAATATGCCAGCCCCTGCTCTACCCTGTGCTCATGAATGGAAGGTTATGCACAATCCTTGTGGCTGGAGCTTGGGTGGCTGGCTCTATCCATGGGTCTATCCAGGCCAGCCTGACCTTCCACCTGCCCTACTGTGGGCCCAACCAGATAGATTACTTTATCTGTGACATCCCAGCAGTGTTGAGACTGGCCTGTGCTGACACAACTGTCAACAAGCTTGTGACCTTTGTGGACATTGGAGTAGTGGCCGCCAGCTGCTTTATGTTAATTCTGCTTTCCTATGCCAAAATAGTCCATGCTATCCTGAAGATACGCACTGCCGATGGGCGGCGCAGGGCCTTCTCCACGTGTGGCTCCCACCTGACTGTGGTCACAGTCTACTACGTCCCCTGCATTTTCATCTACCTTCGGGCTGGCTCCAAGAGTCCCCTGGATGGAGCAGCGGCTGTGTTTTACACTGTTGTCACTCCATTACTGAACCCCCTCATCTATACTCTGAGAAACCAAGATGTGAAGTCTGCTCTGAAGAGGCTAACAGCAGTTCAGAGGCCACAAATGAAAATAAAGTAA